One genomic region from Bradyrhizobium icense encodes:
- a CDS encoding DUF3606 domain-containing protein — MADNKKRGGADRGLIALSEPYEVAYWSKKFKVTPAKLKAAVSKAGRSAKNVEAYFKLQKHKAADRARIALSQPYEVSYWSKKFKVTPARLKAAIKAVGHSSKAVGAHLAKAKRKAPKKAKRSAKKKAA, encoded by the coding sequence ATGGCGGACAACAAGAAGCGCGGCGGAGCCGATCGCGGGCTGATCGCGTTGAGCGAGCCTTATGAGGTCGCCTATTGGTCGAAGAAGTTCAAGGTCACGCCCGCCAAACTGAAAGCCGCTGTCAGCAAAGCAGGACGCTCCGCAAAGAATGTCGAAGCTTACTTCAAGCTGCAGAAGCACAAAGCTGCCGACAGGGCACGGATCGCGTTGAGCCAGCCCTATGAGGTCAGCTACTGGTCGAAGAAATTCAAGGTCACGCCGGCCAGGCTGAAGGCCGCGATCAAGGCCGTCGGGCATTCGTCGAAGGCGGTCGGCGCACATCTCGCCAAGGCCAAGCGCAAGGCGCCCAAGAAGGCGAAGAGGAGTGCAAAGAAAAAGGCCGCCTAG